The Tautonia rosea genome includes a region encoding these proteins:
- a CDS encoding HAD family hydrolase, translated as MRLKLTIALFLIVIGSVTPQLLADDPLPSWNAGPAKESILSFVTRVTDEDGKDFVPPAERIAVFDNDGTLWPENPVPFQLAFALDGIKDLIATKPEAKDDPFVEAALSGDFEKLLADNHRGLLQIISLTHSGVTVEEFARRVDNWMSSAEHPRYSRPYDECVYLPMLELLTLLRENGFKTFIVSGGGADFMRVWSERVYGIPPEQVIGSHGQVTYELRDGKPLLVKTLDHVFVDDKDGKPVGIHRFIGRRPIACFGNSDGDKAMLEYTTIGNPHPSLGVIIHHTDADREYAYDAAPKSTGKLVEALADAPERGWVLVDMKDDWIHVLRHQADFERPAHSVNALEKQRGNNRVAEKTLSIASQEACVRSLIFTINGINFR; from the coding sequence GTGCGACTGAAGCTCACGATTGCGCTTTTTCTGATCGTGATAGGCTCCGTTACACCCCAGCTTCTCGCCGACGATCCACTTCCGTCGTGGAATGCAGGCCCGGCTAAGGAGTCGATCCTGTCGTTCGTCACCCGGGTGACGGACGAGGACGGCAAGGACTTCGTCCCCCCCGCTGAACGCATCGCCGTGTTTGACAACGATGGCACGCTCTGGCCGGAGAACCCGGTTCCGTTCCAGCTCGCGTTCGCGCTCGATGGGATCAAGGATCTCATCGCAACGAAACCAGAGGCAAAGGATGATCCCTTCGTAGAGGCGGCCTTGTCTGGGGACTTCGAGAAACTCCTTGCCGACAACCACCGGGGGCTGCTCCAGATCATCAGCCTCACGCACTCGGGAGTCACCGTGGAAGAGTTTGCAAGGCGGGTCGACAACTGGATGAGCTCGGCCGAGCATCCCCGCTACAGTCGACCCTACGACGAATGCGTGTACTTACCTATGCTCGAACTCCTGACCCTCCTGAGAGAAAACGGGTTCAAGACGTTCATCGTGTCCGGCGGTGGAGCTGATTTCATGCGCGTCTGGTCTGAGCGAGTCTACGGTATCCCTCCAGAGCAGGTCATCGGATCCCACGGACAGGTGACCTATGAGTTGCGTGATGGCAAGCCCCTCTTGGTGAAAACGCTCGATCACGTCTTTGTGGACGACAAGGATGGTAAGCCGGTGGGCATTCACCGATTCATCGGCCGCCGGCCGATCGCCTGCTTCGGAAACAGCGACGGTGACAAGGCGATGCTCGAATACACGACGATCGGCAACCCACACCCAAGCCTCGGCGTGATTATCCACCACACCGACGCCGATCGAGAATACGCCTACGACGCAGCTCCCAAGAGCACCGGAAAGCTCGTCGAGGCCCTAGCCGACGCACCAGAACGCGGCTGGGTCCTCGTTGACATGAAGGACGATTGGATTCACGTCCTGCGTCACCAGGCTGATTTCGAAAGACCAGCCCACTCCGTAAACGCCCTGGAGAAACAACGAGGCAACAATCGGGTGGCAGAAAAAACGCTGAGCATCGCCTCTCAGGAGGCATGCGTTCGATCGTTAATTTTCACAATAAATGGTATCAATTTTCGATAG